A segment of the Triticum urartu cultivar G1812 chromosome 1, Tu2.1, whole genome shotgun sequence genome:
GACATGCATTTGGCAGACTGTAACATAAGTGTCAAATTAAAATATTTGCTAGGACATGTTCGATGTGCCATTTTTTTATCTGAACAAATTGCAGTTTGCTGAAACTCAGTTTGGTCTCCTTTTCAGCAAGAGGTGATTGCCGGGGCAATGAAAAAATAACTATGTGCATTTAAAATGGGGATTCTCACTGGATTTGGAGGGCTAGTGCAATGGTCACCGCTACGTATGAAATGGGGATTTTTCTGTTTAAGTGCGTCTGGATGGAAGTGGAGGGCGAGATAATGGGTGGGTGCATTTAAAGCCAGCCCGTCTACGCACCGTTTGGAGACCGGTGGAGTGGATGGCTCAGCCTGGCTCTGAAAACACGCTGATCCATCAGCCTGCTGCATGTTCCACCTCACTACTGTAACGCGCCGTTGCAATGATTACGCTACAGCGGTTCAGTGGGAAAATGAGAATACGACAGTGAAATACACTGGGTGGCACGGATCCACATGTGAATCGGTGGTGTAGATTTCAGGATCATGTGAGCTCGGGCTCAGAAACTGATTTTCGAACAACAATGTCTATCTTTCATATAAAAAGAAGGATTTACATGCAACCCTAATCCTTTTGTACAATTGTTCTCAAATTACAACTGCATACAAATAGCTGTAAGCCTGGAGAAAAGAAAACACCACCCATTTTCTAACTGCCGGTAGTTACATGACTGAACATCGACAGATTAACTGATTGTTCTAGCCTAAGTTGATACAGCACAACTCAAAATCTTGATACATGGGCTGCTAAGCATCTACAGACGAGAAATCTTCGCCGTCGCCCCAACCAGAAAAAATGTATGCATGTCGAATGTTGACCTTGATAGGGATGCTAGGCATGGATGGACACTAATACCTTCGATAGCCCCAAGGTTCTGGGCTGGCACCATGTTGAATTAGGGTGCAAAATGTGGTGGCTGAGGCTTCTGCGAGAACCTAGGACCTGACCTCATACCTTCCAGCCTGAGTTTGGGCTCGAAAACCTTTGTATGGTGCGCTTGGTGTATTTTTCACGTCCAGTTTATCAATTTGAAGCCCAGACAGCGCAGCCCCCATAATCCTGAATTTCACCTGAAATATTGGAAATGCATGCAGATGAGCGAGTCCTTCCTCGAGACGTAGATTTCCAGAGAGGGATGGTGCTTTGTCTTTCGGAATATGCCCAATTGTCCACACACAGGTCTGCATAAATAAACAGATGCTATTATTAGACAGACATTTCAACGTATATAGAGTGCTCGAGTGTAGAAAACATTATATTTATTCAGTAAAAATCAATTAGTATATGATTGATTCACCAGCGCACCATAACGTTTTTTAGTTCCTAGCTTCCTTAAGAAGGGAGCTAGGTCATAGGTTCACGTGTGACAACGAAAAAACCAGTATCAATCGAAGTTATAGAACTTTGGTGGTAAGCAATGTACTGACCTGATCAGCAAGGATGTCGACTGTGCCGTGGTTTGCCGTCAAATCAGCAGAAGCAATAAGGGGAGGCAACTGAAACTGCACTATTATAGAATCAATAGGTTTCCCAGGATCATTCCGAATCCCCACCATCACATGAACACGGCAATTCCCAGAATCAGATGATAATTGTGGTTTCACGTAAATTGGTGTGGTCTTCAATTTCTTAACCCTGATTATTTGCAATCAAACGATGAGAATATATAACAGGCAACCCAAGATAGCAAAAACATAGAAGAACCCATTGACAGTGGATATTTATGCACCTATAACTCATAAGCTTGAACTGCCCATCAGGAGGAACAAATGATAGGATCTGATTGGCTTCCCAGGGTCTAAATCGGACACAAGGGTGGAACCTCACATCATTGATAATTGTAGGATTTGCAAATGACAATGTCAACTCTGGTAACCCTGGAAGACTTGAATTCACTTCAATTTCACCACATGCCTCACATTTCACTAGAACCCCTTCCCTGCAAATCCGGTCAACCAATAAAGATGTCAACAgcggaaaatttatttcagagtCATGGAAGCCAAAAGACAATAAAGTGAGGTAGATGGATCTACTCCtcacaaagaagaagaaaacatATATGTCCTTCTACACTGCTAACCACCACTTTACCTACTCGATTAAATCTTCGAGCTTAAATTGTGTTTAATATTTAGTGAGACATATATTAGCTAATGGTGGATTTCAAACACAACATTCAGTAGTCGGTACTTCCGATATACTAAAGTCCAGTTTTAGTTTCCTGCAGATAGTTTAACAAAGTGTTACTGTAAGCCAAAGCCACAAATTTGATAAtaacttctatttacttatagaAAACTAAAATGTGTGAACATAATACTTGTTCACACATGATCAAGGGATCTAAAAGCCAAATTTATAGATGTGAGGAAATTTACTATATCTAGAGCATCTAAAAGGAAAAAGGTCAGAATACCTGTTCACACATGCATCTAGTTCCTCAACTATGTTAACATAGACTTCATTGCTTGCATCCTTGACAATTGTTGTTCTCCAAGGTACAAAAGAAGCAGTTGCATCTGGAAGTTTGCTACCGATAGTAGAACTCTTACCAGTCATAACATTCAACATTTTGCTGACCATATTTGGTTGGGCAACCAACTCTTTCAAGATGTTTGGCTCAGTAGTTAGTGGAAAGCCATTGTCCATCATTTCATCTAGAATCTGGATTAATGTAAGAATATAAACCTATATAAAAATCACATATTCGGTTTTACCAATCATGGATTAAACTTGATGATCGTTATTAAAAGTTCGAATGCAACACACATTCTGGTTTGATGTTGCTTTGACAGAATGAACTTAACAGTGGACTAGCATATGCATTGCCTTCATCAATCGATGGAAACAGAGTACTTGGATAGAAGCACCTAATTTTTAAGAAGTAAATAGGTAGCCTTATGTATTGAAATTTCATGAGCTTTCTACCTCTCTATAATGTGACAGGGGTAAGAAAATATACCTGATAAACAATTACGAAGTTGTCTTTGATTGTGTCTTCATTTATATCTCCAAGGTAATCTGTCAAGACATCAGCCACGCGAGAGAGAAACTGGATACAATGGAATCATATGAGCACACCCGTATGAAAGGGAACGGAAGCTAAAATTTGTAGACAATCAGGCTATCTGCTATTTCAGGGATAGATAACTTTGGGAAGTAACTTCAATATTGACCATTTCAGGCAGGGAAAGACTTGTGGATAACAATAACATTTCTTAGCTACAACCTGCAAATCCTTACTGAAAATGCATTCAACATCCCAGAGTACTTAATGTCTTGCTGTTTAATATAACATTATATGTCTTAAAAAAAGTGCACATGGGAGCCAACTTGCAACAGATCTATGTTCAGACATATCTTAAACATAACTACTGCACAGAATGGAGTGCCTGATTCAAGTTGGAGAAAACCAAAATCATATAGGTGATAAAGTACAACTCTTGGATCAGAATGAGCAGGTTTAACACATTTCCACTAGTATTTTTCAGCATGAGAACTAGCATATGTAATGTAGATGATTATATTAGTTTCCTTGCAAAACAGATACCATGATGAAGTATCATCTATCAGGCTATTTATTTAATTTTACATTTACACAGGCTTTTGGAATGTCAATAGCAAGTTCTAGAAATATTAGCTATTTCATACATATCATGTATTGGACTATTGATAAACCGGCAAGCTTAATTGTGGCTGTGATTTTGGATGCCACATACTCTTCAGAAAAAGTGTAACATCATATCAAAGCATACACCATGCATGGCAGGAAACAGGGAGCAATCCCAACCCCAATTAAAAACTGATCAGATTGAGTAGCTTTTTCTTAGGCAACTAtgttacactatgtcttgtaggcAAGCAAACGATACCGAATTAAAGACAAAAGTGTGTAAGGGTATGAAGCACAGACCTCGATAGCCATCAAGGGGGGCATCTCCACTTGGGTGCACGCCAAGAACGTCACCCCACTGCGATATACTTGAAACAAGTAGTGTGTTGGGGACACCACAACCTGCAAGACCTTCCAGGGTCCAAGAAACATAATAAGTGGCGGTCCAATGAAGAAATAGGCATGAGCTCAACACTACAACAGCTCAAAATTCACTAGTTTATGCTAGATTTCTCTACAATAGCAGCAGCAATGGCACAAGATGCTGAAACCTTGGGCTAGCCCAGGAGTCCCCAGAATATAATTCAGCAAGCCATACACAACAAGGGCGTCGGGAATCAAGAACTACTAGGAGCTTCCCAAGAAGTGCTGAACAAAAGGTGGGAAGTGCAGGAGCATAGGCTGTACTTATTACCTTGGACGGGTCGCCGGCGGCGTGGGCGAGAACGTACTCCCAGAACCAGCCGCAGATGGCGCGGTCCACGCGGTGCGCCGTCATCTGCTTCTCCACCATCACCTCCCTGCCGATCCCGGAAGCCCAGCCCAACGAATCGCATCAAATTCATTTCGGATCAGTCCAAGGGTCGGAGGGATCCGGCCGGAAAAGGCGTGGGGCAACGGAAATCGGAGGGCTGCGGCGCTGAGATTACCCGGAatcggagaggaggaagacgCACTGCAGCATTCCGCTGCCCTTCGCGGCTGGGCGCGGCGGGGTGGTGTGAGGATCTTAGGAGCGACCAGCGGAAGACGCCGTGCCGGAGAAGAAGCAGGAGCAGCAGAACGAGGCGAACCTGGAGTCGTGACTTGGCTGAAGCTTATTACAGTACTAGGGGCTGTTTATGCGAAATTGCCACCGATTTATTCCCTTGAAATGAAAATATCCACCTAACCCGATCCAATGAAAATATCCACCACGAAAACTTAACAATTTATAAGCTATGCTTAGTTACAAAATGTTTTAAACTCATACTGACCAAAGTGCAGTAAAATCTTCTTTTTACGGGGAAAGCCCTCTGGTGTACTTTATTGATTTGTGAATAAACTTGCATCGTTCAAAACTTCATCCAAAATAACACTGAGAGGACTACCATCCCAGGAAATTATAAATTTAGAATCAAAAGAATAACGCTCTAACTTGTGCGCCAATTGATTAGCTTCCCGCAGAGAATGCTTGAACGAGATCGATTCAATCCTTCCCCCAACAAGAAAATTTCTGCTAGAACCGTTGTACAATAAGGAGTTccccccgctttatatataaagtaGACAACCGATACATCCAGTTTGCTGGGGCCACAGCATAGCAGAGCccaaaagaaaaaacaaaaagaaaaaagaagagaaataAATGCCGACATCGGCATATCAACGGAGAAAAGGAAAGCCCGGCAACCGCTGCACCTTCCGAAGAAGTACCACCACGCTCCCAGCATCCCGAAGTGCCGTGCACCAAGCAACACCTTTAAGAAGGAATGAGATGGCGGCGTCGTTGTTGCCCGAACAAGTTCTAGGGTTTCCCCCAGTACACGGGGAATGGTGGGGAAGGGATACATCTGACGCCTCTCAGGAGGGATCGATGGCGCCCACAGGCGTCACCGCATCGCTGCCGGGCAAGCCGACATGAATTTCTCCCAGTCCACGACCACCACCACCGCCCTAGGCATTTCGACATGCATCACCCCAACATCCGCCCACCAGCGTGTGCCACCACGATTACCGGGCAACCCTCGCCGCCTCACTGGAGCTGCCAACACGAGACCTGGAGATGGAAAGGGAACAACGGCCACGGGAGCGATCACAACGCGACCGGAGGGAGGGAACAACCTCCACCGCCTCAATGGGGCTGACCGGACATGGCGACAAGGACTTGTCGGGCACCGAATGCCCGGCCGggcactactagaaaaaggcctgttagtggcgcacctattttagccattaatggcgcactataggtgcgccactattaccacgccactagtaacaaatactagtgcgccattagtataccagataatagtggcgcacctggcagtgcgccattactatgtccaatagtgcgccattactatgccttctagggggccatatttaccttcACGTATGCCcctagtgcgccattactatgccccGTAATGCGCCACTGGTATTTAGCCCTGGTGCGCCACTAATGCTCAACAAGGTGCACCACTATTATGAATATTAggatttttttttgcttttctaaTATTTGCACAGGTTATAAAATACATTACAGCACATAATATAAACAGCACAACATATAAACAACAGAtttatcgaatacaatagaagattagtctccgaatacaattcatcatattagtctccaaattcaaaataccgaacaaagttagaacattacaagtctcgagaccgcgagtagcgagtttgtcgtCACATTAcaaagtcgatatcgatcatttaaactaccatcacatagaagagagctgcggttacgatgagcatcatcgcgatgaaactggtcttcattcggttcctcctccgctccctcctctctcccgctagataacgcgcgtatctagcttccgcctctgccctagtggtgtaccctttataactgttaccgctgaaacggtgaacctgtctccgacactcctcccagtcgtcgtagactgtggaaaccttacccttgtacacgacatacgacgacatctctatgcactagacaaacaaaacgttagtagcaattcacagacaatatataagcaatatataagtatgcaacaaaaggatcggaagagaaaagcaacacattaatagcacgattcatggtcctactaataaatagtatcgattacatataagttgaacgactgtccaaactaaagagacatacaagttcattaaagtttaattacaacatgagctaatcgatatttcagaactacatagcatcacta
Coding sequences within it:
- the LOC125515913 gene encoding AP-3 complex subunit mu isoform X3, which produces MLQCVFLLSDSGEVMVEKQMTAHRVDRAICGWFWEYVLAHAAGDPSKVLQVVVSPTHYLFQVYRSGVTFLACTQVEMPPLMAIEFLSRVADVLTDYLGDINEDTIKDNFVIVYQILDEMMDNGFPLTTEPNILKELVAQPNMVSKMLNVMTGKSSTIGSKLPDATASFVPWRTTIVKDASNEVYVNIVEELDACVNREGVLVKCEACGEIEVNSSLPGLPELTLSFANPTIINDVRFHPCVRFRPWEANQILSFVPPDGQFKLMSYRVKKLKTTPIYVKPQLSSDSGNCRVHVMVGIRNDPGKPIDSIIVQFQLPPLIASADLTANHGTVDILADQTCVWTIGHIPKDKAPSLSGNLRLEEGLAHLHAFPIFQVKFRIMGAALSGLQIDKLDVKNTPSAPYKGFRAQTQAGRYEVRS
- the LOC125515913 gene encoding AP-3 complex subunit mu isoform X2, translated to MLQCVFLLSDSGEVMVEKQMTAHRVDRAICGWFWEYVLAHAAGDPSKVVVSPTHYLFQVYRSGVTFLACTQVEMPPLMAIEFLSRVADVLTDYLGDINEDTIKDNFVIVYQVYILTLIQILDEMMDNGFPLTTEPNILKELVAQPNMVSKMLNVMTGKSSTIGSKLPDATASFVPWRTTIVKDASNEVYVNIVEELDACVNREGVLVKCEACGEIEVNSSLPGLPELTLSFANPTIINDVRFHPCVRFRPWEANQILSFVPPDGQFKLMSYRVKKLKTTPIYVKPQLSSDSGNCRVHVMVGIRNDPGKPIDSIIVQFQLPPLIASADLTANHGTVDILADQTCVWTIGHIPKDKAPSLSGNLRLEEGLAHLHAFPIFQVKFRIMGAALSGLQIDKLDVKNTPSAPYKGFRAQTQAGRYEVRS
- the LOC125515913 gene encoding AP-3 complex subunit mu isoform X1; amino-acid sequence: MLQCVFLLSDSGEVMVEKQMTAHRVDRAICGWFWEYVLAHAAGDPSKVLQVVVSPTHYLFQVYRSGVTFLACTQVEMPPLMAIEFLSRVADVLTDYLGDINEDTIKDNFVIVYQVYILTLIQILDEMMDNGFPLTTEPNILKELVAQPNMVSKMLNVMTGKSSTIGSKLPDATASFVPWRTTIVKDASNEVYVNIVEELDACVNREGVLVKCEACGEIEVNSSLPGLPELTLSFANPTIINDVRFHPCVRFRPWEANQILSFVPPDGQFKLMSYRVKKLKTTPIYVKPQLSSDSGNCRVHVMVGIRNDPGKPIDSIIVQFQLPPLIASADLTANHGTVDILADQTCVWTIGHIPKDKAPSLSGNLRLEEGLAHLHAFPIFQVKFRIMGAALSGLQIDKLDVKNTPSAPYKGFRAQTQAGRYEVRS